The stretch of DNA AGTGAGCGCCGCCGACCTCGACCCGTTCGTCCACATGGACCAGATGGGTGAGATCGAGTACCAACCGGGCGAACCCCGGGGCACCGACTGGCACCCCCACCGCGGCTTCGAGACCGTCACCTACATGATCGACGGCCGTTTCGCACACCAGGACTCGCACGGCGGCGGCGGTCTGATCACCGACGGCGCCACCCAGTGGATGACGGCCGGTTCCGGCATCCTGCACATCGAAACCCCGCCCGCCGAACTTGTCGAGAGCGGCGGCGTGTTCCACGGCATCCAGCTATGGGTGAACCTGCCGCGCAAGGACAAGTTCGCGACCCCCAAGTATCAGGCCATCGAGGGCAATGAGGTGAAGCTGTTGTCGTCGGACGACGGCGGTGCGCTGGTCCGCATCATCGCCGGTGAGGTTGACGGCCAACAGGGTCCGGGAGCCACCCACACGCCAATCACCTTGGCGCACGCGACCATTGAGCCCGACGCGCGCCTGAGCTTGCCGTGGAATCGGGACTTCAACGCGTTGGTATATGTGTTGTCGGGCCGCGGTTCGGTCGGATCCGTCGGCCATCCGATCCACCAGGGTCAGCTGGCGGTCTTCGGCCCCGGCGAACGGATCAGCATCGGCGCCGAGCCGACGCAGGAGTCGCGCAGGCCCGCGCTCGAAATTCTGATCTTGGGCGGCAAGCCGATTCGGGAGCCCGTCGTCCAGTACGGCCCGTTCGTGATGAACAGCAAGGCCGAACTGATCCAGGCGATGGATGACTTTCAGGCGGGCAAGTTCGGCGCCATCCCGCCGAACGCGCTGATGCCGCATCGACCG from Mycobacterium sp. JS623 encodes:
- a CDS encoding pirin family protein, with the protein product MPAITADTLTLPRIPAAAPSDTERPVRSITTGPRGYEGEGFPVVRAFAGVSAADLDPFVHMDQMGEIEYQPGEPRGTDWHPHRGFETVTYMIDGRFAHQDSHGGGGLITDGATQWMTAGSGILHIETPPAELVESGGVFHGIQLWVNLPRKDKFATPKYQAIEGNEVKLLSSDDGGALVRIIAGEVDGQQGPGATHTPITLAHATIEPDARLSLPWNRDFNALVYVLSGRGSVGSVGHPIHQGQLAVFGPGERISIGAEPTQESRRPALEILILGGKPIREPVVQYGPFVMNSKAELIQAMDDFQAGKFGAIPPNALMPHRPLS